One genomic window of Elaeis guineensis isolate ETL-2024a chromosome 2, EG11, whole genome shotgun sequence includes the following:
- the LOC105034126 gene encoding putative RING-H2 finger protein ATL71: MNSTNSPTLSPHGGPDVLLSPQHSGKLRYILGFSVGTLLFIACITFVYYLCTRANVPTQAPHRRSSGPAGEARVADAEAGVDEATLMSYPEVLYSKVKVKGSTMTTMASCCSICLADYKDTDVLRVLPDCGHLFHLSCVDPWLRSHPTCPLCRTSPLPSPISTPLAEVVPLSRRSWNV, encoded by the coding sequence ATGAACTCCACCAACAGCCCCACTCTAAGCCCCCATGGAGGTCCTGACGTCTTGCTCAGCCCCCAGCACAGCGGCAAGCTACGCTATATTCTCGGCTTCTCCGTCGGCACCCTTCTCTTCATCGCCTGCATCACGTTTGTATACTACTTATGCACCCGAGCCAACGTGCCGACCCAGGCACCGCACCGGCGGTCGAGTGGGCCTGCCGGTGAGGCAAGGGTGGCCGACGCCGAGGCCGGGGTCGATGAGGCTACCCTGATGAGCTACCCCGAAGTGCTTTACTCCAAGGTCAAGGTCAAGGGGTCGACGATGACGACCATGGCCTCTTGCTGCTCTATATGTCTTGCCGACTACAAGGACACCGACGTGCTTCGTGTTCTGCCGGACTGTGGGCACCTGTTCCATCTCAGCTGCGTCGACCCATGGCTGAGGTCGCATCCGACGTGCCCGTTGTGCCGCACCTCGCCGTTGCCGAGCCCTATTTCGACGCCTTTGGCTGAGGTTGTTCCATTGTCAAGGCGATCATGGAATGTATGA